GCTGTATTGCCCCTGCTAAACCAGGTGGTGGTTTCGATTTAACCTGCCGTATTTTATCAACAGGCTTTGCCAACGCCGATATTACAAAAATCCCAATGGCCGTGACATTTATGCCCGGCGGCGTCGGTGCGGTTGCTTATAATTATATTAATTCCACTACACCAGACGATCCAAACAAATTGGTGGCCTTTAGCTCTGGCTCACTATTGAACCTTGCTCAAGGAAAATTTGGTCGCAACTTAGATGAAAATGACGCGCGGTGGGTTGGCACAGCTGGGGTCGATTACGGCGCGATTATGGTTCGAGCGGATGCTCCATGGAATACGCTGGGTGAGTTGGTTGATGACATCAAGCAAGATCCAACTAAATTCGTCTTGGGTGCAGGCGGCGGCGTCGGCAGTCAGGATTGGATGAAAGCCGCCATTTTGATGAAATCGTCAGGTGTTGACCCTAAAAAAATGCGCTATGTCGCTTACGAAGGCGGCGGTGAGGCCTTAGCCGCTCTGCTTGGAGGACACATTAAAGTGTACCCAGGTGATGTGGGCGAAATGAAAGGTTTGGTCGCATCTGGCAAAGTAAAAGTACTGGCCATCATGTCACCTGAGCGCCTTAAAGGCGAATTCTCTAAATACCCAACCGCTATAGAACAAGGCTATGACGCGGAATGGACAATTCTCCGTGGCTACTATTTAGGGCCTAAGGTCTCAGACGAAGCTTATAACTACTGGGCAGCTCAATTCCAAAAAGCCTATAAAAACCCTGCTTTTGAAAAAGTGGTTGTTGATCAAAACCTGGTTCCATTCACTATGTCTGGTGACACGCTAGACAACTACATAAAAGAGCGAGTTGCGTTCATGCGTGGCTTAGCAAAAGAAGCTGGCTTGATTAAGTAGTCAATTAATACGTCGTGAATTGAGGCAATAACATGTTATATGACCGCATTTTTGCGGGCGTATCTTTGGTGCTGTCTGGGCTAATCGCCTGGACAGCGTACCATTTCGACGTCCCGTTTCAGTACGAACCCTTAGGGCCAAAAGCCTTCCCTATTATTTTGTCCATTATTCTGGCGGCTTGTTGCGTTTGGATGATGGTGAAACCAGATCAGAACGTTTGGCGTCCAAATAAAGAAGTCTTTACTAAAATCGCTATTGGTCTCGTCATCATGGTGTTGTATGCCGTTCTGTTCGAAGAAGCAGGCTTCATTATTTCCACTACCATCGTAGGTGCAATTTTTAGCTGGTTATTTGGTGAGAAGCCTCTGAAAGCCTTTTTATATGCCCTCGTCCTAAGCTTGGTTAGCTATTTTTTATTAGCCGATCTAATGGAGCTTAATGTCCCAACTGGCCTACTTCTCGGAGACTTCTAATGGACGTTTTACATTACTTATCAATCGGGTTTTCTGTTGCTTTAACGCCTCTCAATTTAGGCTTGGTGCTTGCTGGGTGCTTTATCGGCACCTTAATTGGTTCATTACCAGGCATTGGCCCAATTAATGGCGTTGCTATTTTATTACCACTTGCCTATTCCATCGGCTTGCCTCCTGAATCTGCACTTATTCTATTAGCAGGTGTCTATTATGGTGCGGAATACGGCGGCCGAATTTCCAGTATATTACTCAATGTTCCAGGAGACGCGGGCGCCATAATGACCACATTAGATGGTTACCCAATGGCGAAACGTGGCGAAGGGGGGCGGGCGCTGGCTTTATCGGCGGTGTCTTCTTTCTTTGGTAGCATGGGAGCATTGCTGCTCATGGTGATTTTTGCACCATTACTCAGTAAGTTGGCTATTCAATTTGGCCCTTCCGAATACGTTTGGTTGATGATTTTTGCGTTTACCTGCTTGGCGACCATGGTTGGTAAACGACCAATTAAAACCGTCGTGGGCGTGGTCATTGGTCTGCTTTTCGCTACGGTAGGCATTGATTCTGGTACGGGCGTGTTGCGCTTTACTATGGGCATTCCCAACTTATTCGATGGTGTCGACTTTTTGGTGGTCGTGATTGGTATGTTTGCCATCAGTGAAGTATTAATACTGCTTGAAAGCTGGGCGCGTAACGATTTGAAACTCACGCCAGTAGGAAAAAGCTTTATCAGCTTTTCTGACATTATGGCCGTTAAATGGGTCATTTTTCGCTCCACACTTTCTGGCTTTTTAATCGGCGTGTTACCGGGAACCGGCGCATCGATTGCCAGCGCCGTGGCTTATGGAACAGAAAAACGCTTTGCAGAAGGAAAAGACGAGCACTTTGGCAATGGTGACATTCGTGGTTTGGCAGCACCAGAAGCAGCGAACAACGCGTCTGCAGCAGGCTCTATGGTACCTATGCTAACACTCGGTATTCCAGGCAGTGGAACAACGGCTATTCTATTAGGTGCGCTGATGATGTTTAACATTACGCCGGGGCCATTATTGTTTGAACAACAGCCCAACATTGCTTGGGGTCTTATTGCGTCTATGTTTATTGGTAACATCGCATTATTAGTGATGAACTTGCCGATGATCGGCGTGTTTGTAAAATTGTTGTCCATCAAGCAGTCCTATCTTGTTCCTATCATTGTGATGCTCACGTTTGTCGGAATCTATTCGATTCATGGCGATACATTTGACCTATTTTTCATGATTGTCTTGGGTGTTTTTGCCTTCATTTTACGTAAGTTGGGGTTCTCCCTTGCACCTGTCATTTTGGGTTTGGTATTAGGAGAAGTATTGGAAGAAAACCTACGCCGAGCGCTGTCTATCAGTGGCGGTGATTGGTCTATTTTACTGAATGGCACCATGACCTATGTGTTGGCGATCGCCACGGTTGCAGCACTAACAGCCCCAAGAATATTGAAAACACTGAAAAAATAAACATTCAAAATAATAGTCTAAGCTCGAAAAAAAACCTCTTTGTTACCAAAGAGGCTTTTTTTTGCTGTATTCTATTTTATCCGTTAAGGCTTAATCATTTGCACGCGCGTTGATAAAAGCACGCTCTGAGATGTCATGCCATGCGGTCACCGAATTCAAGAAGCTTTTAAACGAGTCGTAGACTTTTTGGCTCATTGGGTCATTGGCTGCCACGTCTTTTAGCGTTTCATCGGAGGCTACTTTTAGCGCTTCGAGCAGATCCTTCGGAAATTTCTTCAGAATAACATTGTGATCGTTCACCAAGGTTTCTAACGCCGCGTTATTACGCGCTGTAAATTCGTTCAACATACCAAGGTTGGCTTGTTGAGCGGCAGCGCGAACGATATTCTGCAAGTCTGCAGGCAATGCATTGTAGGCGTCTTTATTTACCAAGGCTTCGATTGCAGAGCCCGGTTCTTGCCAGCCTGGGTAGTAGTAGTATTTCGCAGCTTTATAGAGACCAAAGGCTAGGTCGTTGTAAGGCCCTACCCATTCAGTTGCGTCAATCGTGCCGGTTTGCAGCGCGGTAAAAATTTCACTGCCAGGCAGGTTAACCATCACAGCACCGACTTTTTTCATCACTTCACCGCCAAGACCAGGCATGCGCATTTTTAGGCCTTTGAAGTCATCAACCGAATTGATTTCTTTGTTGAACCAGCCGCCCATTTGCGCACCAGAGTTACCCGCTGCCATAGGGATAATATTAAAGGGGGCGTACACCTCTTCCCATAGTGTTAAACCGTCACCATATTCTAGCCACGCGTTAAACTCTTGCGCCGTCATGCCGAATGGAACTGAGGAGAAAAACTGCACCGCTGGCGCCTTACCTTTCCAGTAATAGGCCGTGCTGTGACCCATTTCTGCGGTACCCCGAGACACCGCGTCAAACACTTCCAACGGAGGGACTAGCTCACCCGCTGCGTAGACTTTCACCGTCAAACGTCCGTCAGACATGGCGGTAATGTTTTTGGCTAACGCTTCGGCACCCGTACCCAACCCTGGAAAGTTTTTCGGCCACGTCGTGACCATTTTCCATTCTATGGGTTTCGCTTCTACTTTTTGCTCTACTTTAGTTGTTTCTTCTGCTGTTTCTGAGCCGCCACACGCGACCAAAGACGCTGCCAGTAAACCCGCAAACGCCCATTTTCCTAACCCCATTAAATTACGCATTATATTCCCTCAGGAAGCCAGTTACTTGTGTATAAAATCTGTCTGCGACATGTGAAAGCGATGGTCAGACAAAAAACGCCGTTTCCATGTAAAAACACGAAGGCGACGAAAGATAATAAGAATTGCAGGATTGTTGCTCAACCTTTTTCCAAAGAAAACGTCCTATTTACGCCAATAACCACGAATAGGTTAGCTCTCTGCAGAATAATTCCACGACATGCGCTGACCACTTTCTGCAGATTGCTCAGCCAAACACAGTAAATACACTAACTGACAAGCTTGCTCCAGCGCCACTGGCGCCTTACCTTTACCTAAAATGGCATCGCGTAATTGGCCATAAAATGCGGCGTAATCACCCTGCGTTGACGGTTCAACTACCCCCTCAATCTCATCTTGAGCGTGGGCAACAAAACGCGTAACTTTCTGCTGCGCCGCTTTAGACGGAAAATACGATTCCCACGGCCTTTGACCACTACGCAGCGCTTCTTCTTGGGGATCCAACCCCACACACTGCCAGCTTCCTTGTGTGAATCGCGCATTAAAACGACGCATATCGCCGGCTTCATATGGTGTCGACCCCAAACGAACACGCCTATCATCGTAACCCAATTCAATCTCAAACCAGTCATGAGTCAAGCTGTTATCTCGCAAGGTATCAATGCTGGCATGCAACCATTTTGGTGGGCCAAACAAACACAAGACCTGATCCAAAAGGTGCGGCCCTAAATCCCAAAAAATCCCTGTGCCAACACCGGGCGCCTCACGCCAACGCGCTTGAGCCGATGGGCGAAAGCGATCAAAACGAGAATCCAAATGCTTCAACTCTCCCAATTCACCACTGTCGATTAAGGCTTTAAGGCGAAGGAAGTCACCATCAAAACGACGATTTTGATACACACAAAACACCAAGCCTTTTTGCTTAGAAAGGGTACAGAGTGCTTCAATTTCCACTACCGTGGTGACAGATGGCTTTTCCAATAATACATGCTTGCCGTTTTCCAACGCCCGTTTGGCTTGATCAAAATGCAACGCATTCGGTGTCGTGATCACCACTAAATCCACATCCGGCGCGGTAAACACGAGTTCTGCCGTCGGCACCACCGCCACCTCCGGCAACACCGCTTTCACTTCATCGACTTTGGAGCTGCACACATACGCCATCGTCATATCAGGATCGTTGATCACAAACGGCGCATGAAACACCCGACCAGATAAACCGAAACCAATCAAACCAACACGAATCGCCATGCATCACCCCTTACTGCTTGTTTTTATAATGATGTTTCCTGTAAAAAATTTACTTAACTCGTTATCACAGGTTATCTCTTGGCCCCATTCGCTGAACT
The sequence above is a segment of the Marinomonas sp. IMCC 4694 genome. Coding sequences within it:
- a CDS encoding Bug family tripartite tricarboxylate transporter substrate binding protein codes for the protein MKSQIASLLLVSGLAAALNVSAFEPSKPSCIAPAKPGGGFDLTCRILSTGFANADITKIPMAVTFMPGGVGAVAYNYINSTTPDDPNKLVAFSSGSLLNLAQGKFGRNLDENDARWVGTAGVDYGAIMVRADAPWNTLGELVDDIKQDPTKFVLGAGGGVGSQDWMKAAILMKSSGVDPKKMRYVAYEGGGEALAALLGGHIKVYPGDVGEMKGLVASGKVKVLAIMSPERLKGEFSKYPTAIEQGYDAEWTILRGYYLGPKVSDEAYNYWAAQFQKAYKNPAFEKVVVDQNLVPFTMSGDTLDNYIKERVAFMRGLAKEAGLIK
- a CDS encoding tripartite tricarboxylate transporter permease; amino-acid sequence: MDVLHYLSIGFSVALTPLNLGLVLAGCFIGTLIGSLPGIGPINGVAILLPLAYSIGLPPESALILLAGVYYGAEYGGRISSILLNVPGDAGAIMTTLDGYPMAKRGEGGRALALSAVSSFFGSMGALLLMVIFAPLLSKLAIQFGPSEYVWLMIFAFTCLATMVGKRPIKTVVGVVIGLLFATVGIDSGTGVLRFTMGIPNLFDGVDFLVVVIGMFAISEVLILLESWARNDLKLTPVGKSFISFSDIMAVKWVIFRSTLSGFLIGVLPGTGASIASAVAYGTEKRFAEGKDEHFGNGDIRGLAAPEAANNASAAGSMVPMLTLGIPGSGTTAILLGALMMFNITPGPLLFEQQPNIAWGLIASMFIGNIALLVMNLPMIGVFVKLLSIKQSYLVPIIVMLTFVGIYSIHGDTFDLFFMIVLGVFAFILRKLGFSLAPVILGLVLGEVLEENLRRALSISGGDWSILLNGTMTYVLAIATVAALTAPRILKTLKK
- a CDS encoding TRAP transporter substrate-binding protein, whose product is MRNLMGLGKWAFAGLLAASLVACGGSETAEETTKVEQKVEAKPIEWKMVTTWPKNFPGLGTGAEALAKNITAMSDGRLTVKVYAAGELVPPLEVFDAVSRGTAEMGHSTAYYWKGKAPAVQFFSSVPFGMTAQEFNAWLEYGDGLTLWEEVYAPFNIIPMAAGNSGAQMGGWFNKEINSVDDFKGLKMRMPGLGGEVMKKVGAVMVNLPGSEIFTALQTGTIDATEWVGPYNDLAFGLYKAAKYYYYPGWQEPGSAIEALVNKDAYNALPADLQNIVRAAAQQANLGMLNEFTARNNAALETLVNDHNVILKKFPKDLLEALKVASDETLKDVAANDPMSQKVYDSFKSFLNSVTAWHDISERAFINARAND
- a CDS encoding tripartite tricarboxylate transporter TctB family protein; the encoded protein is MLYDRIFAGVSLVLSGLIAWTAYHFDVPFQYEPLGPKAFPIILSIILAACCVWMMVKPDQNVWRPNKEVFTKIAIGLVIMVLYAVLFEEAGFIISTTIVGAIFSWLFGEKPLKAFLYALVLSLVSYFLLADLMELNVPTGLLLGDF
- a CDS encoding Gfo/Idh/MocA family oxidoreductase, with the protein product MAIRVGLIGFGLSGRVFHAPFVINDPDMTMAYVCSSKVDEVKAVLPEVAVVPTAELVFTAPDVDLVVITTPNALHFDQAKRALENGKHVLLEKPSVTTVVEIEALCTLSKQKGLVFCVYQNRRFDGDFLRLKALIDSGELGELKHLDSRFDRFRPSAQARWREAPGVGTGIFWDLGPHLLDQVLCLFGPPKWLHASIDTLRDNSLTHDWFEIELGYDDRRVRLGSTPYEAGDMRRFNARFTQGSWQCVGLDPQEEALRSGQRPWESYFPSKAAQQKVTRFVAHAQDEIEGVVEPSTQGDYAAFYGQLRDAILGKGKAPVALEQACQLVYLLCLAEQSAESGQRMSWNYSAES